gggaaaggtttcctaaatgggcctatcgggtaaAATGCGCCTACGGGACGGTTAGTCACTAGCGGAGTCAACCAATTCTTGAAGCGGATACCTGCCGAGAGTGCAGATGCTCGAAGTCATCGCGATATGAAAACTTTCAGTAGGGGAAAGCAAGCAAAGCAGAGTAAAAAGCTGCAAGAGATTGTTTATCTGGGATTACCAGAAAGCAACATGCAAGAAACACTGTTCGTCCGCGAGCTGAGTTTATCAGTCACCGGAATCACCGAATCATCGATTCCGGTACCAGTCAGCGTATGGCGCGAGACGAGAGCTACTACGAGAGtagcgatgacgatgatgatcaagattccgtcaatccAGAACTGGCACAAAGCCGCAGTCAGCTAACAGGAGAAGCTACTCCACGCTATGTGGCTAACGTAGCCACAGAAGATAAGAAAGAGCTATTTCGAATTGTCAGCAAGCTGAAGGACCAAAAGTACAGATTTTCTGGAAGATCACCATCGACAAGAGAATGGCAGCCATGAAAGAGAACGAGACTCGGGCGGGACGAGGTTACCCAGCAAACCCAATATATTTCTTCCCAGTATATTTCTCAGCATATTTTGTTATACCTATTATACATCATGgaatcatcgcataaaacttaaaaaaaaaacattttttacccaccaaagtggaggcaatgtACATACATATTCTTAACTTCCGGCTTAAGCGATTAGTATTGTACAAATTAAACGATATTCAACACTTTGTACCGTGCATCCTGACAATATATTGAACTCCGcgcgggagaacaaatttgcaaacatagcggactttttatcatatccgagtcggtagactttaagtaaccatttttacgattgtttacttatttggtaggaattgcgattcgtaTTAACATTGTTCACGTGTTGAGCTATAATTTCTTATGCGAtttaatgtttgctgggtatcactgagcagccgttcaacgatctgatcggttgtttgcagttATCTTGAAAATCGAACatcagtgctgcggttagcgcactttGCAAATACCAGACCAGTCCAGCGAATAGGCATTGATCAGGCCTGAAGCAtgttctgcgataccttcgacgCATGACCGATATGGCGTTGGCATATCGCAGAAACGTGAAATCGGAACCACTCATCGAATATACTGATGCAGATTTTGTCAACGGCTACGATGGTCGAAGATCTGAGGTAGGAGCCCTTTACCATGCAGTCAAGGAAGGATTGTGGTTAACAAGCTTTCTAGAAGAATTGGGTGTGGTTTGCACTCCTTTCACATTAATTGATGAtcaacatcccttgcatccagtacATGAAGGAGGCGCGGACTTATCAGCGAATGAAGCACGTAAATATGCTTTCATCAGGGAGACAcaaaacacacgacgtattactggacacgacacttaacgttcttacttaacggaaatgggtttaaaattaccttttttgtcgaccggtttcgggattgatctacaggacgatgtccgactgattactTGAAGAGAATTAACGTAACCAGTTTCCTTATCTGCTGATGTATTCGTCGAAAGGGTGTGCCTCATGTGAACTTTTGGTTGATCAGGTTGAAAAGAGGGGATATAATCGGCGGGTCATCTTCGTTTATCAACAGTTTCTCGGCCGTGCTGCTGAATATAGACTCACAAGCGTTAATGTGTCCAGGTTTGCGtacgcatttttttaaatttgacctTTTCCTAGTCAATGGAATGGTCAAATTCTGTTGTGTGAGCGGCCACGCATTCGTTGATCCTTTTGTTTTCAACGGCATTCTTATGCTCTTTGAGCCGCACTTTAAATTTACGGCGGGTTTGGCTGATGTAAATCGATGGACAACTTTTACACGGAATTTCGTAAATTCCAGATCTCTTTTTTTCTGGAATCCTATCTTTGAGTGAAACTTGCCAACCCTTCAAAGTATTCCCACTATTGTACGAACTTTTTAATCCATGTTGTAGAAGAATCTTACTTTTTACATTAGTTAGTTTCGGATGAAATGATAGACTGCTGCCTATTGcagcaaaaccaaaacattattttcgaCGTGTTTCGATTACCGTTTGATTATATTTAaggattttttgttgatattgttcgGTGAAATAAAAAACTATATGCTTTGTTCTTTTACGTTTCGATTTACTATTACTTTTCAATCATCTTCAGATCTAcagtgaattatttaaaaaaaattaaaagaaactaattataaaataaattaaaatactgCTCGTACATTAATTTCTATTCCCCTATCTATCCGCATGGGGCAATAGAAATAGACTGATCTCGATCAGCTGTTGGCGCAGTGTTTCTTGGTGGTGGTTTTGCTGGTTTGCGTTTCACCCAGCATTCTCGAAGTTTCTGTAGCAGTCCGTCGTACACACATGAAATCTCCTCCGAGTCGCGTTGTAGGTTTACCGCCCGTTCTTGGAAAAGTTTCACGTGTATTGTCTCAGCTGTTTTCCTTCGGCCTTCGTGACTGATTCTCTCCAGGATAGAAGCGTGTGGGAAATCAAATGCGTGCCCGTTTTGTGTAGCATGTTTTGTAAGACCCGATACCGCCGGTTTGCTCTGTGTGTTGCTTTCATGTCAAACGAGTCAACCACTAAAAAAACGACTttaccctcatccgcattagagtgtcattttgacactattgcaagtttgaaggcttgtaacttttttcagaagcttcaaaaaacaaaaaggtcTTCGGgtaccctaaatgaattcaaaagttctttaatattgcatctttactttatttatggacgaaccctggaagcctggacaaaaaaaaactccattttccgacttagagtgtcattttgacactccaaaagtaaaatttgaattattatgaatttcatagccaacgttttccaaactatatcaaagtcatagaatgtatttgaaataaatttgattgatagaattgtgttttaacataatttccaacgatctgttaaaataaacagttttgagctaataaaacatgattttttttgacttcagtatatctcaaagctaaaaatgttgaaaaaatattttcgccaggttgtaaGGAACGCACCATTCGCGACagagaaggaaaccatcaagttacagagagcttcttaacgagaacagaatcgaaaggaaaaattaaaaacaatctcaataaaatacgttgtataaCATCttttggggcatcatgcaacacttttcaacttcaatagcttcttaAAACCTAATGTCCACTGATAATCCTACCGTTTGTACATCGAAAGTTTTAAGATGGGACATCAAactaacgtagtcagaaaaataattggttccaccagttatttttaaatttacaaaaaatgcgattttcaccctactaagaaaaaggggtatgcAAAAATCTTTgttcttaatgaaaaatcaaacaaaaaagtttgaaaagtttttgacatatttgtgatgtcgtcacgcataaagcacgatctgcagttattttagattttgttagaattcaagtttatgttttttctgtcgaagatttttttttaaagaaagcataagGGATACATTTAGAGATaaataatactacaaaaattctACATCATATCTGTTGGGGTAGTTTCAGGAACCTTTTTGAGCAATCAAACACACGGTGGTTGTTTGTGAATGTATAACTAAAACTATGACAATTTTATTAGTGGGTGGTAAATGTCTTATGTACTTGCAACTTACAATTTATGGTTTCCCGCCTAATAGGTTCTAACCTCCAAACTAACTTGACACCTAAGTGCTCGAATATCGGGAAAAATCTATTTGTGGGATCTTGTATTAGTCCAACTAAATTTCCGTTTATATTCATCGGAAGTACTTACGGTGTTATGCAAACGCATATATGTGTTTCCcaaaaaagtaataataaaGCACAAATGCTTATAAAAGTTGCGCACAATTTAGGATGATGACTTTCAATCTTTATCTTCTTCACAATTCTTTATTCTTCCTCTCCAtctaaatctgtcaaaaaaggagCAGTAACGTCGTCAGTTTCTGCCCATTGGTGGGGTTGGAAGACCGGGCGTAGTTGCCGTAACATCCCCCCGCCCGTAAGAAAGGTCGGTGGATGCACTCGACGATCTTGGCTTACCACATTCCATGTCTAAACGCGCCAACTTAGCTACTGGTCTTTTTAAAACACCATGGGTCGTCTGTATAATCGCTTGTCGCCGCCTACCGTCCTTCGCTTCGATGACTTCCAATACACGTCCACGCAGCCAACAGTTCCTTTCCGCTTCGCTAATAACAATCACCAGGTCTCCTTGTTCAATGGGCGCTACATCGATAAACCATTTTGTTCGACGAGCAATAGTCGGAAGATATTCTCGGACCCATCTCCTCCAAAACTGGTCTACCATCGTGTTGAGCTGATTCCAATTATTGCGATGCGCCATGCTGTCGTCGGCCAACGGTTTTGGGTTTTGAGTTACTCCGTTGGAACTTAGTAAAATGAAGTGGTTAGGGGTTAAGGCCTCTTGAGATTCACTTTCAATTGGGATAAAGGTAAGAGGACGTGAATTTACCACACCCTGAGCTTCCCTAACTATCGTCGCTAGGGTTTCATCATCCGGATTCCGCAACGTCTGCATCGCTGCCATCGCCACTTTTACGGAGCGCACCAAGCGCTCCCAGGCGCCGCCCatatgtggtgctgccggtggGTTGAAGATCCATTTTGTATAAGCGTTTGTGAAGCATTCTGCTAGCTGTTTCGAATCGACTGCGTTTTTAAGTTCATTGCTTGCTCCTACAAAATTTGTTCCGTTGTCACTATATATTTCTAGCGGCGAGCCATGGCAAACAATGAATCGCCGTATAGCCATTTTGCAAGATTCGGTCGACAAGGAATGAACAATCTCAAGATGGACAGCACGAATCGTTAAGCATGTAAAGAGTGCCACCCATCTTTTCACCACACTTCTTCCTACGCGCACGTTCAGTGGCCCAAAGTAGTCCAAGCCAATGTGGGTGAAAGGTCGGACGAAAGCTTGTAATCTTGCTTCTGGAAGCGCAGCCATTCTCGGGCTCGTGGGTttcgctttttttattttgcactgCGGACATGATCTAGACACCTTTCGAACAAGACTTCGAAGGTTCGGAATGTGAAAACGCTGCCTGCATTCGTTAACCACGGTTTCTCCGTTGGCGTGAAGGTAACGTTTGTGAAGCGCTTCTAACATCAGCCGGGTGACAACATGTTCCTTAGGTAAAATTATCGGAAACTTGGTATCGAACGATACATAGGACGCAGCAATGATGCGGCTCTCTAATCGTATAATTCCGCGTTCGTCTAGGAATGGTGAGAGCCTAAACAACTTGCTGTTTCTGTTCAGTGTGCTCTGGGTGCGTGTTTTACTCCCTGATTGGCTATTCTCTAACAGTGCCGGCAATTCTTGAAAATACACttctttttaaactaatttaaaaattatttcttccgCTCTAGTCAGTTCCTCACTCGTTACAGGTCCCATGACGTACGATACCTTCTTTGCCTTCGCGCGCAACATGtcgaaaaatttgagaatagtTGCCACAGACCGCCACAGCGTCTGCCAAGAAGAGAAGCGCTCCCATCGAATCAGCTGAAAGAGGTTCCGCGCGGAAAAGTGGAGCAAGCACTCTGCTAATTCCTCAGTAGTTTCTATGCTAGTCTTACAGTCGGTTGGCCACTCGCCCTCTGGGTGATATAAAAACTGTGGGCCTCGAAACCATCTAGATTCGTTCAAAAAGTTTGGACCTTGTCCCCATTTCGTAGCATCGTCAGCCACATTCTCCTTCGACGGTATCCATCTACAATCGTCTACACTAGATTCGGTCAAAATTTCCCCAATTCTACACGCAACGTACTGTCGATAACGCCTATGGTCCGATTTTATCCACGATAGCACAGTTTGCGAGTCGCTCCAGTATACGGTTCTGCTGATTGACAGTCTGTGAAActctttgatcaatttttgcaACCGAACTCCCAGTACCGCTGCTTGAAGCTCCAGTCGTGGTATAGACACGGTTTTCAATGGCGCAACCTTCGATTTTCCGCTAACGAGAGCGCAGTGTACGGAACCTTCGATTTGAGCTCGCAGAAAAGCTACACTGGCATAAGCTTGTTCACTCGCATCGCAGAAAATATGAAGCTGTATATCTTTGACACTGTCTTTCGGGTAATTCGGAAAGTAACAGCGTGGTATCTTTGCCTCCGACAATTTCTCAAACTGTTCCGTCCAATGTATCCAACGATCTCTCAGCTCTTCCGTAATTTTCTCATCCCAGTTCGTTTTGGTCTTCCAAATGTCTTGGATAATAATCTTGCCGTGAACGATGAAGAACGCAAGTAGCCCAAGTGGATCAAAAACCGACATAACAGCTCTCAAAACCTCTCTTTTAGTGGGGTGCACGACGCTTAAGGTATTGTTTAGAGAAAAGATGAATACATCATCCGACCGACGCCACAACATGCCCAAAACACGTTCCGTACTTCtgtccaaatttaaatttttagtgtCCGCCAAATCTCGTTCTCCTATTTGTTCAAGAAACTGTGGAGAATTGGAAAGCCAATTATGTATCTTGAAGCCCCCTTGAGACTGGACATATTCAACGTCGGCCGCCAGCTTACATGCCTCTTGTACGGTGTCTACGCTGTCCAACCAATCGTCCACATAATGGTGTTTGATGATGGCATCAGCTGTATCAGGAAACTCCCCAGCGAATTCCATTGCGTTCCGGTTCTTAACGAACTGCGCTGAGCTCGGAGAACACGAGGATCCGAACGTTGCCACATCCATAAAGTATGTTTCAATAGGTTCGTCTGTATTGTTCCGCCACAAGAGGCGCTGCGAATTACGATCCTCTTCCCGAATCATCACTTGGTGGAACATCTCGCGAATGTCCGCGCAGATTCCAATCGACCGCTCTCGAAAACCGAATAGTACACCTGGTAATGAGTTCAACAAATCGGGACCTTTTAACAGCATCGTATTCAGCGAAACTCCTTGCACCTTTGCAGCTGCGTCACAAAATATGCGAATCTTTGAAGGCTTCTTGGGGTTTAGGGCTACTCCTGGCGGTAAATACCACGTTCGTTTGGCATCGGCCGCAGCCAATTCTTCCGGGGTGGCCTTATGGATGTATCCCTTCCTGAGATAGTCTATCATCTGCTTCCTCACACTATCTCCGATGACTGGGTTGCTCCTCATTCGACGCTCCAAGCATCGATGTCGACGTTCGGCCATTTTTCGACTTTCGGGAAATTCAAAGTCGTCATATTTCCAGAGAAGACCGGTTTCAAACCTCTGACCTCGACCTTTCGTAGTTTCCTCCATAATTTTGTTCGCTCGTAGATTCTCTTTAGACTGTGGTTCGGGGCTGTTCCATATTCCACTAATTTCCATCGAAAAGAAGTCCTCCACCATGTTATGAAGTTCTCCATCGCACTTGCATTCGCTAATATGGAAACTGCCTGCTCTCCTGGTACCTTCCCCGATGGCTCCGTAAACTGACCAACCCAATCGACATTTTGCAGCAATAGGCTCGCCTGGTTCTCCTTCTCGTATTCTCAACGTCGCTCCAATGTGAGAATTATCGTTTCCGATCAACACCCGAGGCTTAACATTCTGGTAATCCTGGATAGGTAATCCTTGGAGATGATGAtacttttcaagcaaatttgcgTAACACATCGACTGGTTAGGCAACTCTAGACCACACACTGTCCGCACTTCGATCGGGAACTTCTGTGACTTCCGTGTACCTCTTATCTCCAGGCTAACTCGTTGAGATTTCGCTTCGCtgcgtgtaacgttgccggtcCACTGAAGACACAATGGGGCCGGCTCTCCTCGGATCTCCAGTTGCGATGCGATATCCTCATCCAGTAGCGTCATGGAAGAACCATCATCGATGAACGCCAAAACTTCGACTGATCTACCGTTTCCATATAACGTGACCGGCAGCATCCTGAAGAGCGTAGATTGTTCCGATTGGTGGAGATTTATTACTGCTGTTGATGTTGTTGGTGTGTTCTCGGAATTCAGGTTCGCGATATGTAACATAGAATGATGTTTTTCCTGACAACCATTAACTTCGCACGTTCTTGAAGACTTGCAAGGTCTTCGTCCATGGTAGCCCAGACAAACTTTGCAAACTCCCAGTTCCCGAATTTTCGTCCAGCGATTTTCAACAGTTAGTCTCTTGAACTCCGAACAATCCCGTACGCGGTGATCTGGATTTTTACATATGAAGCATGATGGCCCAGCTTGGGACTCGCTTTTCACAAAAGTCCTATTCCCAGTAGAAATATGGTTCCGTTCTCCAAAACCTGATTCTGCGTCCCCCGGGAACGAATCCAGTTCCGTATGCACGCCGAGAAAATGTCTAGTGTTAAGCTTTTCTGCCTTACTGCCCCGTTGAACCGAATTAGCACCTGGCATTTGGATCCTCAAAGTGACTCTCGAAGCTGCTGTGACGAGTTGTGACATGAATGAAGAGAACGTGCTTAAATCGTAGTATTCAAAACGCATCGTGTACAGAGCCCAATCTAGCTGCAAGTTCGTCGGTAGTTTTTCCATGAGCTCGAACAAAAGTGTGGGGTTATTAAGATGAGCAGTTTGTTGAGCGGCTTCCAGATGAGTACACAAATTTTTGACCGCCATCCCAAAGGTAATTAGGTCGGATAACCGATCAGATTTGGGTGCAGGAatttgtcgtattttttgcaGCAATGAGTGTACTAGTACTTCCGGTCTTCCGTAAAGGGAACGCAGAGTTTCAATAATGCTAGGTACCGCGGACGGCATCATTAGTTGACTCTGAACCATTTGTCTCGCTGGTCCTTTCAGACATTTCTGCAACcttagcaaattttcatcatcgGAGTAACCACATGCGGTCGAGGTATTTTGAAACGTGCAAATGAATAAAGGCCAATCTTCCGGTG
This sequence is a window from Uranotaenia lowii strain MFRU-FL chromosome 3, ASM2978415v1, whole genome shotgun sequence. Protein-coding genes within it:
- the LOC129753073 gene encoding uncharacterized protein LOC129753073; the protein is MAALPEARLQAFVRPFTHIGLDYFGPLNVRVGRSVVKRWVALFTCLTIRAVHLEIVHSLSTESCKMAIRRFIVCHGSPLEIYSDNGTNFVGASNELKNAVDSKQLAECFTNAYTKWIFNPPAAPHMGGAWERLVRSVKVAMAAMQTLRNPDDETLATIVREAQGVVNSRPLTFIPIESESQEALTPNHFILLSSNGVTQNPKPLADDSMAHRNNWNQLNTMVDQFWRRWVREYLPTIARRTKWFIDVAPIEQGDLVIVISEAERNCWLRGRVLEVIEAKDGRRRQAIIQTTHGVLKRPVAKLARLDMECGKPRSSSASTDLSYGRGDVTATTPGLPTPPMGRN